One genomic window of Mustela lutreola isolate mMusLut2 chromosome 14, mMusLut2.pri, whole genome shotgun sequence includes the following:
- the PBXIP1 gene encoding pre-B-cell leukemia transcription factor-interacting protein 1 isoform X2, giving the protein MASCPDSDNSWVLAGSESLPVETLGPESAADTESARAPRALGSPSKAAAEESTGAEEGGETETVFRSGESSQSGPILPAKTAAEGDQEGDGCAGGPPGLGDTPVRGDSDEGPGVAGLGLDTEDSEGQSPPGNLPSSPNIARPREEARGSSSEDDTEVDVEGLRRRRGRGREPRAAQPAGPLREGQAGGEGAAWELGVSLNVCVLGALVMLGLGTLLFSGALTESDSGPAEEVDLQVFPDTGLDTEDGAPGPADSIPSLQSMGALLDRLAKENQDVRLLQARLQAQKEELQSLMQQPRELEEENAELRGALRRGEAAQRALEAELQQLRARLQGLEGDCLRGPDGVCLSWGPGSAPAGATEQRGPREQEREPGAGFLQQKQRLEAEAQAFRRELERQRELLGSVRRDLEQSLRDVGRGDPARAGLTALGHRLARKLQDLEKWGQHAGVPANASEARFQSSREGGGKEKWRDGRGARNTEPWKHRKDGLEGRKSWGGEEDREAAGRAKEWSSKKDGQRQGPGEPPRRSGGLYPPAGRQEHLQWKEGAKGRRDPLGLWAELSRHKYRPPQGCSGVPECARQEGLAFGVELAPVRQEELASLLRTYLARLPWAGPLTEQLPLSPAYFSEDGIFRHDRLRFRDFVDALEDSLEEVAVRQTGDDDEVDDFERFIISHFFGDAALKKRSGKKERPLRSPGRG; this is encoded by the exons ATGGCTTCCTGCCCAGACTCTGACAACAGCTGGGTGCTGGCTGGCTCCGAG AGCCTGCCCGTGGAGACCCTGGGCCCGGAATCCGCGGCGGACACCGAATCAGCGCGAGCTCCCCGGGCACTCGGGAGCCCCTCCAAGGCGGCTGCGGAAGAGTCCACTGGAGCTGAGGAGGGAGGAG AGACCGAGACCGTCTTCCGGTCTGGGGAAAGCTCCCAGTCTGGGCCCATTCTGCCAGCGAAGACTGCGGCCGAG GGGGACCAGGAAGGCGATGGCTGTGCTGGGGGGCCCCCTGGCCTCGGAGACACGCCGGTCCGGGGAGACTCGGACGAGGGCCCTGGGGTGGCAGGCCTGGGACTGGACACAGAGGACTCGGAGGGTCAGAGCCCCCCAGGAAACCTGCCTTCATCGCCCAACATAG CTCGGCCCAGGGAGGAGGCCCGAGGCTCCAGCAGCGAGGACGACACCGAAGTGGACGTGGAAGGTCTGCGGagacggcgggggcggggccgggagccTCGCGCTGCTCAGCCCGCGGGGCCCCTGCGCGAGGGCCAGGCCGGAGGCGAGGGTGCGGCCTGGGAGCTGGGTGTCTCCCTCAACGTGTGTGTCCTTGGGGCCCTGGTGATGCTGGGGCTAGGAACCCTCCTCTTCTCCG GTGCCCTGACAGAGTCAGACAGTG GGCCCGCGGAGGAAGTAGACCTGCAGGTCTTCCCGGACACGGGGCTGGACACGGAG GATGGGGCCCCGGGACCGGCAGACAGCATTCCCAGCCTACAGAGCATGGGCGCACTGCTGGACAGGCTCGCCAAGGAGAACCAGGATGTGCGGCTGCTGCAGGCCCGGCTGCAG GCCCAGAAGGAGGAGCTCCAGAGCCTGATGCAACAGCCccgggagctggaggaggagaacGCTGAGCTGCGGGGGGCCCTGCGGCGGGGAGAGGCGGCCCAGCGGGCCCTCGAGGCAGAGCTGCAGCAGCTGCGGGCCCGGCTGCAGGGGCTGGAGGGCGACTGCCTCCGCGGCCCAGATGGGGTGTGCCTCAGCTGGGGCCCGGGCTCTGCGCCAGCCGGGGCCACCGAGCAGCGAGGCCCCAGGGAGCAGGAGCGGGAGCCGGGCGCCGGCTTCCTGCAGCAGAAGCAGCGGCTGGAGGCCGAGGCCCAGGCGTTCCGGCGGGAGCTGGAGAGACAGCGGGAGCTGCTGGGGTCCGTGCGGCGGGACCTGGAGCAGAGCTTGAGGGACGTGGGCCGCGGGGACCCGGCGCGTGCTGGCCTGACCGCGCTGGGCCACAGACTGGCCCGGAAGCTACAGGACCTGGAGAAATGGGGCCAGCACGCGGGGGTCCCTGCCAATGCCTCCGAGGCCCGCTTCCAGAGCTCCAGGGAAGGGGGTGGAAAGGAGAAGTGGCGGGATGGGCGGGGGGCCCGGAACACCGAGCCCTGGAAGCACAGGAAGGACGGCCTCGAGGGAAGGAAGAGCTGGGGGGGCGAGGAGGACAGGGAGGCCGCGGGGAGGGCCAAGGAGTGGAGCAGCAAGAAGGACGGCCAGCGGCAGGGTCCCGGGGAGCCCCCGAGGAGGAGTGGGGGCCTGTACCCCCCCGCGGGGCGGCAGGAGCACCTTCAGTGGAAGGAGGGGGCTAAAGGCCGGCGGGACCCCCTGGGCCTGTGGGCAGAGCTGTCGAGGCACAAGTACCGGCCGCCCCAGGGCTGCTCGGGTGTGCCTGAGTGTGCCCGGCAGGAGGGCCTGGCCTTTGGTGTGGAGCTGGCCCCGGTGCGGCAGGAGGAGCTGGCCTCCCTGCTGAGGACTTACCTGGCTCGGCTGCCCTGGGCTGGCCCCCTGACCGAGCAGCTGCCCCTCTCACCTGCTTACTTCAGCGAGGACGGCATCTTCCGCCACGACCGCCTCCGCTTCCGGGACTTTGTGGATGCCTTGGAGGACAGCCTGGAGGAGGTGGCTGTGAGGCAGACGGGGGATGATGATGAGGTGGATGACTTTGAGCGTTTCATCATCAGCCACTTCTTTGGAGACGCAGCGCTGAAGAAGAG
- the PBXIP1 gene encoding pre-B-cell leukemia transcription factor-interacting protein 1 isoform X1, with translation MASCPDSDNSWVLAGSESLPVETLGPESAADTESARAPRALGSPSKAAAEESTGAEEGGETETVFRSGESSQSGPILPAKTAAEEGDGCAGGPPGLGDTPVRGDSDEGPGVAGLGLDTEDSEGQSPPGNLPSSPNIARPREEARGSSSEDDTEVDVEGLRRRRGRGREPRAAQPAGPLREGQAGGEGAAWELGVSLNVCVLGALVMLGLGTLLFSGALTESDSGPAEEVDLQVFPDTGLDTEVRDSAGHGQDGAPGPADSIPSLQSMGALLDRLAKENQDVRLLQARLQAQKEELQSLMQQPRELEEENAELRGALRRGEAAQRALEAELQQLRARLQGLEGDCLRGPDGVCLSWGPGSAPAGATEQRGPREQEREPGAGFLQQKQRLEAEAQAFRRELERQRELLGSVRRDLEQSLRDVGRGDPARAGLTALGHRLARKLQDLEKWGQHAGVPANASEARFQSSREGGGKEKWRDGRGARNTEPWKHRKDGLEGRKSWGGEEDREAAGRAKEWSSKKDGQRQGPGEPPRRSGGLYPPAGRQEHLQWKEGAKGRRDPLGLWAELSRHKYRPPQGCSGVPECARQEGLAFGVELAPVRQEELASLLRTYLARLPWAGPLTEQLPLSPAYFSEDGIFRHDRLRFRDFVDALEDSLEEVAVRQTGDDDEVDDFERFIISHFFGDAALKKRSGKKERPLRSPGRG, from the exons ATGGCTTCCTGCCCAGACTCTGACAACAGCTGGGTGCTGGCTGGCTCCGAG AGCCTGCCCGTGGAGACCCTGGGCCCGGAATCCGCGGCGGACACCGAATCAGCGCGAGCTCCCCGGGCACTCGGGAGCCCCTCCAAGGCGGCTGCGGAAGAGTCCACTGGAGCTGAGGAGGGAGGAG AGACCGAGACCGTCTTCCGGTCTGGGGAAAGCTCCCAGTCTGGGCCCATTCTGCCAGCGAAGACTGCGGCCGAG GAAGGCGATGGCTGTGCTGGGGGGCCCCCTGGCCTCGGAGACACGCCGGTCCGGGGAGACTCGGACGAGGGCCCTGGGGTGGCAGGCCTGGGACTGGACACAGAGGACTCGGAGGGTCAGAGCCCCCCAGGAAACCTGCCTTCATCGCCCAACATAG CTCGGCCCAGGGAGGAGGCCCGAGGCTCCAGCAGCGAGGACGACACCGAAGTGGACGTGGAAGGTCTGCGGagacggcgggggcggggccgggagccTCGCGCTGCTCAGCCCGCGGGGCCCCTGCGCGAGGGCCAGGCCGGAGGCGAGGGTGCGGCCTGGGAGCTGGGTGTCTCCCTCAACGTGTGTGTCCTTGGGGCCCTGGTGATGCTGGGGCTAGGAACCCTCCTCTTCTCCG GTGCCCTGACAGAGTCAGACAGTG GGCCCGCGGAGGAAGTAGACCTGCAGGTCTTCCCGGACACGGGGCTGGACACGGAGGTGCGGGACTCCGCAGGGCATGGGCAG GATGGGGCCCCGGGACCGGCAGACAGCATTCCCAGCCTACAGAGCATGGGCGCACTGCTGGACAGGCTCGCCAAGGAGAACCAGGATGTGCGGCTGCTGCAGGCCCGGCTGCAG GCCCAGAAGGAGGAGCTCCAGAGCCTGATGCAACAGCCccgggagctggaggaggagaacGCTGAGCTGCGGGGGGCCCTGCGGCGGGGAGAGGCGGCCCAGCGGGCCCTCGAGGCAGAGCTGCAGCAGCTGCGGGCCCGGCTGCAGGGGCTGGAGGGCGACTGCCTCCGCGGCCCAGATGGGGTGTGCCTCAGCTGGGGCCCGGGCTCTGCGCCAGCCGGGGCCACCGAGCAGCGAGGCCCCAGGGAGCAGGAGCGGGAGCCGGGCGCCGGCTTCCTGCAGCAGAAGCAGCGGCTGGAGGCCGAGGCCCAGGCGTTCCGGCGGGAGCTGGAGAGACAGCGGGAGCTGCTGGGGTCCGTGCGGCGGGACCTGGAGCAGAGCTTGAGGGACGTGGGCCGCGGGGACCCGGCGCGTGCTGGCCTGACCGCGCTGGGCCACAGACTGGCCCGGAAGCTACAGGACCTGGAGAAATGGGGCCAGCACGCGGGGGTCCCTGCCAATGCCTCCGAGGCCCGCTTCCAGAGCTCCAGGGAAGGGGGTGGAAAGGAGAAGTGGCGGGATGGGCGGGGGGCCCGGAACACCGAGCCCTGGAAGCACAGGAAGGACGGCCTCGAGGGAAGGAAGAGCTGGGGGGGCGAGGAGGACAGGGAGGCCGCGGGGAGGGCCAAGGAGTGGAGCAGCAAGAAGGACGGCCAGCGGCAGGGTCCCGGGGAGCCCCCGAGGAGGAGTGGGGGCCTGTACCCCCCCGCGGGGCGGCAGGAGCACCTTCAGTGGAAGGAGGGGGCTAAAGGCCGGCGGGACCCCCTGGGCCTGTGGGCAGAGCTGTCGAGGCACAAGTACCGGCCGCCCCAGGGCTGCTCGGGTGTGCCTGAGTGTGCCCGGCAGGAGGGCCTGGCCTTTGGTGTGGAGCTGGCCCCGGTGCGGCAGGAGGAGCTGGCCTCCCTGCTGAGGACTTACCTGGCTCGGCTGCCCTGGGCTGGCCCCCTGACCGAGCAGCTGCCCCTCTCACCTGCTTACTTCAGCGAGGACGGCATCTTCCGCCACGACCGCCTCCGCTTCCGGGACTTTGTGGATGCCTTGGAGGACAGCCTGGAGGAGGTGGCTGTGAGGCAGACGGGGGATGATGATGAGGTGGATGACTTTGAGCGTTTCATCATCAGCCACTTCTTTGGAGACGCAGCGCTGAAGAAGAG
- the PBXIP1 gene encoding pre-B-cell leukemia transcription factor-interacting protein 1 isoform X3 codes for MASCPDSDNSWVLAGSESLPVETLGPESAADTESARAPRALGSPSKAAAEESTGAEEGGETETVFRSGESSQSGPILPAKTAAEGDQEGDGCAGGPPGLGDTPVRGDSDEGPGVAGLGLDTEDSEGQSPPGNLPSSPNIARPREEARGSSSEDDTEVDVEGLRRRRGRGREPRAAQPAGPLREGQAGGEGAAWELGVSLNVCVLGALVMLGLGTLLFSGALTESDSGPAEEVDLQVFPDTGLDTEVRDSAGHGQDGAPGPADSIPSLQSMGALLDRLAKENQDVRLLQARLQAQKEELQSLMQQPRELEEENAELRGALRRGEAAQRALEAELQQLRARLQGLEGDCLRGPDGVCLSWGPGSAPAGATEQRGPREQEREPGAGFLQQKQRLEAEAQAFRRELERQRELLGSVRRDLEQSLRDVGRGDPARAGLTALGHRLARKLQDLEKWGQHAGVPANASEARFQSSREGGGKEKWRDGRGARNTEPWKHRKDGLEGRKSWGGEEDREAAGRAKEWSSKKDGQRQGPGEPPRRSGGLYPPAGRQEHLQWKEGAKGRRDPLGLWAELSRHKYRPPQGCSGVPECARQEGLAFGVELAPVRQEELASLLRTYLARLPWAGPLTEQLPLSPAYFSEDGIFRHDRLRFRDFVDALEDSLEEVAVRQTGDDDEVDDFERFIISHFFGDAALKKRSGKKERPLRSPGRG; via the exons ATGGCTTCCTGCCCAGACTCTGACAACAGCTGGGTGCTGGCTGGCTCCGAG AGCCTGCCCGTGGAGACCCTGGGCCCGGAATCCGCGGCGGACACCGAATCAGCGCGAGCTCCCCGGGCACTCGGGAGCCCCTCCAAGGCGGCTGCGGAAGAGTCCACTGGAGCTGAGGAGGGAGGAG AGACCGAGACCGTCTTCCGGTCTGGGGAAAGCTCCCAGTCTGGGCCCATTCTGCCAGCGAAGACTGCGGCCGAG GGGGACCAGGAAGGCGATGGCTGTGCTGGGGGGCCCCCTGGCCTCGGAGACACGCCGGTCCGGGGAGACTCGGACGAGGGCCCTGGGGTGGCAGGCCTGGGACTGGACACAGAGGACTCGGAGGGTCAGAGCCCCCCAGGAAACCTGCCTTCATCGCCCAACATAG CTCGGCCCAGGGAGGAGGCCCGAGGCTCCAGCAGCGAGGACGACACCGAAGTGGACGTGGAAGGTCTGCGGagacggcgggggcggggccgggagccTCGCGCTGCTCAGCCCGCGGGGCCCCTGCGCGAGGGCCAGGCCGGAGGCGAGGGTGCGGCCTGGGAGCTGGGTGTCTCCCTCAACGTGTGTGTCCTTGGGGCCCTGGTGATGCTGGGGCTAGGAACCCTCCTCTTCTCCG GTGCCCTGACAGAGTCAGACAGTG GGCCCGCGGAGGAAGTAGACCTGCAGGTCTTCCCGGACACGGGGCTGGACACGGAGGTGCGGGACTCCGCAGGGCATGGGCAG GATGGGGCCCCGGGACCGGCAGACAGCATTCCCAGCCTACAGAGCATGGGCGCACTGCTGGACAGGCTCGCCAAGGAGAACCAGGATGTGCGGCTGCTGCAGGCCCGGCTGCAG GCCCAGAAGGAGGAGCTCCAGAGCCTGATGCAACAGCCccgggagctggaggaggagaacGCTGAGCTGCGGGGGGCCCTGCGGCGGGGAGAGGCGGCCCAGCGGGCCCTCGAGGCAGAGCTGCAGCAGCTGCGGGCCCGGCTGCAGGGGCTGGAGGGCGACTGCCTCCGCGGCCCAGATGGGGTGTGCCTCAGCTGGGGCCCGGGCTCTGCGCCAGCCGGGGCCACCGAGCAGCGAGGCCCCAGGGAGCAGGAGCGGGAGCCGGGCGCCGGCTTCCTGCAGCAGAAGCAGCGGCTGGAGGCCGAGGCCCAGGCGTTCCGGCGGGAGCTGGAGAGACAGCGGGAGCTGCTGGGGTCCGTGCGGCGGGACCTGGAGCAGAGCTTGAGGGACGTGGGCCGCGGGGACCCGGCGCGTGCTGGCCTGACCGCGCTGGGCCACAGACTGGCCCGGAAGCTACAGGACCTGGAGAAATGGGGCCAGCACGCGGGGGTCCCTGCCAATGCCTCCGAGGCCCGCTTCCAGAGCTCCAGGGAAGGGGGTGGAAAGGAGAAGTGGCGGGATGGGCGGGGGGCCCGGAACACCGAGCCCTGGAAGCACAGGAAGGACGGCCTCGAGGGAAGGAAGAGCTGGGGGGGCGAGGAGGACAGGGAGGCCGCGGGGAGGGCCAAGGAGTGGAGCAGCAAGAAGGACGGCCAGCGGCAGGGTCCCGGGGAGCCCCCGAGGAGGAGTGGGGGCCTGTACCCCCCCGCGGGGCGGCAGGAGCACCTTCAGTGGAAGGAGGGGGCTAAAGGCCGGCGGGACCCCCTGGGCCTGTGGGCAGAGCTGTCGAGGCACAAGTACCGGCCGCCCCAGGGCTGCTCGGGTGTGCCTGAGTGTGCCCGGCAGGAGGGCCTGGCCTTTGGTGTGGAGCTGGCCCCGGTGCGGCAGGAGGAGCTGGCCTCCCTGCTGAGGACTTACCTGGCTCGGCTGCCCTGGGCTGGCCCCCTGACCGAGCAGCTGCCCCTCTCACCTGCTTACTTCAGCGAGGACGGCATCTTCCGCCACGACCGCCTCCGCTTCCGGGACTTTGTGGATGCCTTGGAGGACAGCCTGGAGGAGGTGGCTGTGAGGCAGACGGGGGATGATGATGAGGTGGATGACTTTGAGCGTTTCATCATCAGCCACTTCTTTGGAGACGCAGCGCTGAAGAAGAG